The Nocardioides humi genome includes a region encoding these proteins:
- the ureB gene encoding urease subunit beta: MGIVTEGPGATRTGAGTVVLNGDRGPEERGVLVVTNTGDRPVQVGSHIHLAEVNAALDLDRAAARGFRLDIPAGTSRRFEPGASQEVAVVALRGARAVPGIQVKTDGRGLGRVSRSPTAPRPPSTHAGGVADA; the protein is encoded by the coding sequence ATGGGCATCGTGACCGAGGGTCCCGGGGCGACCCGGACCGGGGCCGGCACCGTCGTGCTCAACGGGGACCGCGGCCCCGAGGAGCGGGGCGTGCTGGTCGTCACCAACACCGGCGACCGGCCGGTGCAGGTGGGCTCGCACATCCACCTGGCGGAGGTCAACGCCGCGCTGGACCTCGACCGCGCGGCCGCGCGCGGGTTCCGCCTCGACATCCCGGCCGGCACGTCGCGCCGCTTCGAGCCGGGCGCCTCGCAGGAGGTCGCGGTCGTGGCGCTGCGCGGCGCCCGGGCGGTGCCGGGCATCCAGGTCAAGACCGACGGCCGTGGGCTGGGTCGTGTCTCCCGTTCCCCGACGGCGCCCAGGCCGCCCAGTACGCACGCCGGCGGCGTTGCCGATGCTTGA